The sequence TCAAAGCGAGTTGACTTCTAAAATAACTCCTAGTCAAAAGACAATTTGCGCGCGCTGACTTCTTCActgagattttgaaaattggttgaTAATATTCATAATGTAACCATAGGAATTTCCTAAGGTGGCTTGTGATTTGCGCTTAAACGCTGAAGGAAAGTTGGATTTCAGGAATAATAAAAAgcgcattgaaaaaaaaaggcagaagagagaaaaagaacACAGGAGATACTGAGGCTTCACATCACGTGTCGATTGATGCATTCTTCAGTTCCTATTTAtctctttcctttcctttgttttcgtGTATTTTTTATGCTGAGAAAATTGATGTTTGGTTATCCTTACCCTATTGTATAGATAATCCATCTCGAGATAGTAGGTTCACGTTATATTAGCTTCCTCACACTGTGCTTAACCTGTCTGGGCAGCGAATGACTACTACCATGTGATCTAGTTGTCATAACAACGCAAAATGAGGCTCTATGATGTCATATCTCAACAATCCTGGGAACCCACAAAGTCTTCAAATACAATTTAGATTAAAATCTGTTTTAAAACAAGATCATTTttcgttctctttttttttcgattacAATTTCAGTGAACTCTGTCTcactttctattttattttaccatGCGCCTTCtaggaaattgaaattttaatgtcgaggaaagctaatgaagtTTCGAAAacttcccaggtgtattttagagccgggtgaaaagaattgactcaGGTAATAAATTGGTCGAGTTCTTCCTTGCTGCACGAAGTAGCGCCAACGCAGTCATCGATATAACTtctgtaaagatcaggttttggtcagTGGTAGTTGCGGAAAATTTATTCACGATATAGCCTCTTCCTGGACATTAAACTTTCAATCAACGAAACGGCTTATCTACCAGCGTACATTACAAACCAACATATGATCCTAACtacgatgatcacatcttcataaTTCTCGTTGTATTTACAAAGCGAATGGGTCTTgtaggcacgaaactttgcagttattttaatttttattccctttacaacgtgtgaaaagaccagctttacagaataaacgggtcggagttttacgaatggcttttcgagcccgaaaagttttcgggactttcgaggaacGGGCCACCGGCCCCAAAGGGTACCATTGTGGTATCGCAGTAGTACCCAGTCTTCGCGCGGTTACGAAAAGGACGCACGCCTGGCAGTCTTACACGCATCTGCTTCAGTGTTGATCAAATAGACGGTTGAGGTATGGCTCCCAAACGGTTGTTAAATATGTCGTCAATTGAGGGAACTTCCATTAAAAAGCGCAAAATTGTGAAGACTGGAGGTGCATCACCAAGGGCGCCATCTTCGCCAACGACAAGTTCTGCGACAACGTCTCTTGCTGATATGCCCAAACGCGATAAGCACGGCAAATTAGTTTTCACAGATTTTCCAGACTTTAAACCAAACATGACACCGAAGGAGGTTCTTCAAGCTGGAAGCTTTGGAGGAACGTATTTCCGACCAATATATTCGAGTATTACAGGTAAATAAATTGGATAAATGGACAGGGTGTACCATCAGACTTAATCATTTTATTGCAATTCACTCTCGGGCTGAAGGTTCCGAGGAAGGAAACTCACACAAATATTTATTCCCCAGCGCCTCAAATTCATTGTTCTTATTCAaacttaaattttaaaatatggaATCGGACTTTAATTCAAGTCTCTTCCCCGACTCCAATCTttctggtcccagttgttcaaaggctggACAGCACTATCCACTTGATATAATTTTTATCACTTTCCTTTGGATAGCTGAATAGCTTTTGGTAGTACCTGTGCAATAATGATCAAAATTTGGAGAGTCTtatccagcagataaatcactctcagttattttttttatactgATTTATCTGCTtgatagctttttttttatcaagctTATTGGTAGCTGGGGCCTGGTTTTCAAAACTCAAAACTTTTTGGGCCTTTTTcaggtgccacaattccctttatagcTTCGAAATGCCAAGATTTTTAGCGATCAAACTTcacaatcctcttggtttttcttacgttaaaaacatgctaaaagaccagcttttcaaaacaagcagattgCAGTTCAACAATTGGCTTTGCAAGAGTGAAAGGTCCTCTGGACGTTCACGAAACAGGCCCCAGACCTTAATCTTCCACTTCAGAAGCAAGGGAAAGTGAATAGAATTTAGAGTAAGCAATGTTTTtattcagtaaaaatgacattgTAGGTTTCAgattatataaattattaatcCAGTTGAGCTTTCATAATCTTGACAATCCAATGAAAGATACTTTTACAAAAACCTCAATTCTCTGGTTCTTTTGTAGCCAGCAATAATTGAAGATCCACAGTCAAATAAGACAACTTTAATGGTGATGGGATTCTTtgtttcaggaaaaaaatattctgcTGATGTGTACAAGGAATTCCCTGCAGACTGGTTTCAAGGACTCAACATTAAAACTCAGGTTACTTCATCAGTTTACCGTAATGAGGTCAACACGTACAAGGTGAAATGTGGTGGGAGCTTGGAAATGTGGGAATCTTCAGGTTGGATTCACAAGCAAGATCCTTATGGCTGGTTTCATTGGTAATGTGCAATATCAATAATCATAACACAGTTAAATGCTATGGATGTTTGCAGCAAAAATGGACTCTGGCCACTAATGGACAATCTTTGTCAAAATTACAATAGTTGAGGCACCTTCTCACAATAGGACTCACAATAGGACTTTTTACACTGTTCACTAAATATGCAGCCCGCCTCCTCCCACCCCAGTCTACTATCAGTATTCATGTATATGAGGCATACTTGTTATCTGTCCAAAGACTCCTGACAGTAAAATAACTCAAGATCCTTATGGCTGGTTTCATTGGTAATGTGCAATATCAATAATCATAACACAGTTAAATGCTATGGATGTTTGCAGCAAAAATGGACTCTGGCCACTAATGGACAATCTTTGTCAAAATTACAATAGTTGAGGCACCTTCTCACAATAGGACTCACAATAGGACTTTTTACACTGTTCACTAAATAT is a genomic window of Acropora muricata isolate sample 2 chromosome 8, ASM3666990v1, whole genome shotgun sequence containing:
- the LOC136926222 gene encoding uncharacterized protein; translation: MAPKRLLNMSSIEGTSIKKRKIVKTGGASPRAPSSPTTSSATTSLADMPKRDKHGKLVFTDFPDFKPNMTPKEVLQAGSFGGTYFRPIYSSITGKKYSADVYKEFPADWFQGLNIKTQVTSSVYRNEVNTYKVKCGGSLEMWESSGWIHKQDPYGWFHWYCRFFLGRRTEDDSRQVDRWKKCAGDKGRWRNNLITKVVRSGCAYDNFGVSPVVRQTLQHWGYRLTKKDFDTYAKKVKVK